The Streptomyces collinus DNA segment CCGGTCAGGCGCACTTCGAGAAGCTGTTCTTCTCCCTCGGCGCCATGGAGCACGGCAGCGTCCGGGAGTACTTCCGGGAAGTGACGCACGGTCTGGTCGACATCGTCGGCGAGGTCGTCGGCCCCGTGCGGCTGCCGCAGAAGCTCTCCTGGTACGCGAACGGCAACTTCGGCATCGGCCGTCCCTCCGGGGACCCCAGGGCGCACTTCATGGCCCGGGACACCGCGGTCACCGCCGACCCGCAGATCAACTACGCGCCGTACGACAACGACGGCAACGGCTTCGTCGACGCCTTCATCGTCGTGCACGCGGGCCGGGGCGGCGAGGTCACAGGCGACCCCGGGGACATCTGGTCGCACAAGTGGGTCCTGCCGAGCGCCTACAACGCGGACGGTGCGCGGATCTTCGCCTACCTGACCATTCCCGAGGACGCGAAGATCGGTGTGTGCGCCCATGAGCTGGGCCACCTCGTGTTCGGCTTCCCGGACCTGTACGACATCGACGGCACGTCGGAGGGCGTCGGCAACTGGTGCCTGATGGGCGGCGGTTCGTGGGGGCTCGGTGGCGACCGGCCGACCCACCCGTCGGCCTTCTGCAAGGTCGACCAGGGCTGGGCGACGGTGGTCAACGTCACCGGCCCGGCCAGCCTCTCGCTGCCCGACGTGAAGAACAGCCACCAGGTGCACCGGCTGTGGACCGGCGGGCTGCCCGGCAGCGAGTACTTCCTGCTGGAGAACCGGCAGCAGACCGGCTACGACGCCTCGCTGCCCGCGTCCGGGCTCCAGATCTGGCACATCGACGCGCACCAGCCGGACAACTCCGACGAGACCCACTACATGGTGGGCCTGGTGCAGGCCGACGACGCGCAGGACCTGGAGCACGCAACGAACCGCGGTGATCCCGGCGACCCCTACCCCGGAAGCACCAACAACACCGCCTTCGGTCCGGCGACCGCCCCGAGTTCGCACTCCCACGCGGGCGCCCCGACCGGCGTCTCCGTCACCGGCATCTCCGCGTCCGGCCCCACCATGACGGCCACCGTCGACGTCACCGTGCCGGGCCCCGTCCACCTGCCCGTCCACGCCGGTGCGTCACGTGCGGAACCGGCCGCCGAGACCGGTCTGCCCGAGATGGTCCACGCCCTCCGGGCCCGGCTGGAGGCGCTGGAGCAGACGGTGGATGAGGCGCGCAGGCCAAAGCCGCTCGCCGCGGCCGGCTCGCAACCGGAGTTCAACGGCACGCCGGCCCCGGTGAAGGAGACCGTCGGCGGCAGGCTCCACACCTATCGCCGGCCGTAGGAGACACCCGGAGGTGACCTCATGGTGCAGGCGATCGAGAACCTCACCGCGCTGACCACCCGCCTGGTCACCTCGCAACCCCATCCGCGGCTGAAGGGCTGGGACCGGCTGGTCGTCGACGTGCTCGACGCCCGGCCGGTCGCCGGCCGGGCCGACCTGCTGTCCCGGTACGTGGGCGGGCGCCTGGAACTCGCGGTGCCCGGCGCACTGGTGGCGGGCCTGCCGCCGGGGACCGTCATCCGGCTCAGGGCGAAGCTCGCCGGAGGCCACGCGATGGCCGAGAAGCAGCCGCCGCCGGGCACGTTCGTGACCGAGCCGCCCCGCTGAGAGAGGCGCTCAGGCCCGCCCCCGCCGCCGCCCCCGCACCCCTCCCAGCTCTCCCCTCAACCGCTGTGCGCGCAGCACCAGTTCCAGTTCGAAGCGGCGGTCGGGGTCGTCGATCTCGTCGCCCCACAGTTCGCGGATCTGGCGCAGGCGGTAGCGGACCGTCTGGGGGTGGACGCCTAGGCGGGTGGCCACCTCCGGGGCGCCGCCGCGGGTTTCCAGCCAGGCCAGGAGGGTCTCGGCGAGGCGCCGGCCGTGGGTGGGGCCGCAGTGGGTCAGGGGGGCCAGGCACCTCAGGGCCAGGTCGTCGATGAGTTCCTCGGGCTGGAGGAGGACCAGGGCCTCGGTGTGTTCGGTGCAGTAGAGGACCTCGCCGGAGGGGAGGAGGTCCCGTTCCATCAGGCGGACCGCCGCCTCCGCCCAGCGCAGGGACTTGGCCGCTTCGGTGAGCGGGACCGGTGGGCCGATCGCGCCGGACCAGCCGGCCAGGGCCCGGTGCATGAGCTCGGAGCGGCCCGCCGCGTCCGGCTCGGGCACGACCATGCGGGGCTGCTCGTACTCCATGTCCAGCAGGACGCCCTGGCCGACCGCGGGGGCCATCGCCTCGCGGGCGGGGCGGAGCAGGACGCCGACCGCGACCTTCGCCGGTAAGGGCCAGCCGATCCGGGCGGCGCGTTCGGTCAGGGCCTCGGAGGGGTCGCCGCGGTGGTGCTCGGCGAGGAGCAGTTCCATGAGGCGGCGTTGCAGGCGCAGGCGTTCGCCGGCCTGGCGGGCCGCGGCCTCGGCGTAGCCGCGTACGGACTGGTCGACCAGGCCGTCGAGGTACTCGTAGCCGGCGTCGACGAGTTCGTACATCGCCGGGGGCGGGATCTCCACGCGCTGGCCGATGTCGGCGAAGCGCCGCCAGGCCAGCCGTACGCCCATGCGGTAGATGGCCTGGAGGGAGTCGAGGGAGCGCCCGTTGAGGCCCTCGCCCCGGCCGAAGTCCTGGAAGACTCCGGGCGGGACGGTCGGGCGTCCCTCCGAGTGCTCCAGGTGCTGCACGAACACCTCGATGGCGCGGCGGATGCCGACCAGGGCCATCGGCTCGCCGGAGTCGTCGAGGACGACGGGCAGATGCGGGTACTCCCGCTGGATCTCGCGGAGGATCTCCTCGGCGAGGGCGGGCGCCTCGGCCATGGCGATCGCGGCGAACCGGCGTACCTGGAAGCGCGGTACCTCGTGCCAGGCCGAGCGCGTCGAGAGGGCGGCTGCGGTGCGGGCGGCCGTCACGGTCAACTCCCCTGGTCCGTTTGCTCGTACGTGATCAGCGGGGTGTTCGGTTGGTCGGGTGTGGCTTCGAGCAGCGCGACGACGCCCAGCGCGGCGCCCACGGCGAGGGCGGCGGCGAGCGCGACGGTCAGCGCGGCAGCGAGCAGTCTCGACATCGCAGGGTCAGCCTCTCTGTCCGGATTCATCCGGAGATCGTCCGGAGGTTTCCCCACCCCGGCGTCCCGTCCCTGCCTGTCGCGCCCAGTCTCGACAAGCATTGACACCCCGTCAAGAGCCGCCTACGGTTCCCGGCCCAACCGCACGTGCGCATTCCGCCGCCGTGCCGGCCCTCTCGTACGTCGAGCCGTCCCAAGCCACTGGAGTGCCCGGATGCGCCGTACAACCTCTCCCTTTTCCCTGGTCCTGCTGGGTCTCGGTACGTTCCTGCTGGTGCTGGCGCCCCTGCTCGCCTGGTACGTGGAGCCCCGTGCAGCGGTGAACCCGATCGACATCGACACGACCGCCGTGTACACCGGCCGGGGCAGCGTGTTCGACACTGACCGGATCGAGACGGTGCCCGGCCGGAAGATCACCGTGACCCAGCGGGTGCGGGGCAACGTCGAGGACAGCGAACGCAGCGGCAACGCCGTCTGGGACGTGACGACCACGGTCGACACCGACAAGTCGCTGCCGGCCGCCGATCCGCACGACGCGCTGGACTTCGTGCCGCACCGCTGGGTGATGGACCGGAAGACCACACGGCCGGTGCACTGCTGCGGCGAGAAGCCCTACATCGAGGGCGAGGCGTACCTGAAATTCCCCTTCGACGTGCAGAAACGCTCCTACCAGTGGTGGGACAACACCCTCGGCGACACGGTCGTGCTGCGCTACCGGGGCACCGCGAAGATCCAGGGCTACACGGGCTACAAGTTCACCGGCTCCGTGCCGCCGACCAGGACCGGCACGCGTATGGTGCCCGGCAGCCTCGTCGACCAGAAGAACCGGCCGCAGGTGCTGGCCGAGGAGTGGTACTCCAACCACGGCTTCGAACTGGTCGTGGACCAGGCGACGGGCCGCGTGATCTACGCGCAGACCGGTCCGAAGCGGACCCTGCGGGCGCCGGGCGGGAAGAAGGACGCGGCGGTGCTGCTGGACAGCCGGAAGGTCTCGTTCACGACGGCGACGCAGAAGGAAGCGGTGCGGCAGGCGAAGCGGGACAGCGGGCAACTGCGGATGGTGGGCACGACGCTGCCGATCGGAGCGGCCGTGGGGGGCTTCGTGCTGGCGGTGGTGGGTGGCGTTCTCGTGGCGCGTGGGCGGAAGGAGCCGGAGAGCCCCGTTCCGGCCGATACGTCCGGTACGCCCCAGCCCACCCTCACGATGTGATGTGACGTCAGGTCCAACAAAGCCGGAAATTGTCACGCCGGTGAGTAGCCGTGGCGAACGTCCGGGCGAAAACTGTCCAACCCCACCCGAGCACATCCCGTCCACACTCCCCTCCCAGGAAGAGCTCAGGCTCCGCACAGACCGACCCCCTGTGACGACCACACCCCCCACGTTTTCCCCACGCTGAGTTCCGCACCCCAACACGAGTTGGAGCACCCATGCCCCAGCACGTACCGTCCCGGCTGCGTGCCGCGCTCCCCAGTGCGTCGCAGCCCCTTTCGGCGCTCCCCCCACACCCGCGCCGGATCGTTTTTCTCGCCCATCGTGATCTGGACAACCCGTCCGCCGGCGGCTCCGAGCTGCTGGTCGACCGACTCGCCGACGGACTGACCCGGCTGGGTCACCAGGTGACCCTGCTGTGCGGAGGGCCGGCCGCCTTCCGCGACTACCGGGTCGTCTCCGCCGGCGGCCCTTACGGCCACTATCTGCGCGCCCGGTCGGCCTTCACCCGGCAGATCGGCGACTGCGACCTGCTGGTCGAGGTGTGCAACGGCATGCCCTACCTGGCGCCGCTGTGGCACCGGGGGCCGACGCTGACCCTGGTCAACCACGTCCACACGGACCTGTGGCCGATGCGCTTCGGCGGGCCGCTGGCCCCGGCGGCGCGGATCGGCCGAAGACTCGAACACTGGGCACTGACCGGGGCGCAGCAGCGGAGTCTGCTCGTCGCCGTGTCCTCCTCGACCGCGCACGCCCTGCGGGCGATCGGCGTCGAGCGGGACCGGATCCGGGTCGTGCACAACGGAGTCGAGGAACCGGGGCCGAGGGCCGAGCGTTCGCCGGAGCCGTTGTTCGTCGCCGTCGGACGGCTCGTCGAGTACAAGCGGATCGATCTGCTGCTGCGGCTGTGGGAGCGGGTACGGCCGGTGACCGGCGGGCGCCTGGTGATCGTCGGGGACGGGCCCGAACGAGGCCGTCTGGAGCAACTGGCCGGGCCCGGCGTCGAGTTCACCGGATATGTCTCCGAAGCCGAGAAGCACCGGCTGCTGTGTGCGGCCTGGCTGCTGCTGCACCCGTCCGCCGTGGAGGGGTGGGGGCTGGTGGTGACGGAGGCCGCGGCCCGTGAGACGCCTGCCGTCGCCTTCGACGTGCCGGGGCTCAAGGACTCCGTGGTCGACGGTGAGACCGGCGTCCTCGCGCGGGGCGAGTCCTCCTTCGCCGCGGCGTGGTGCGCGCTCGCCCTCTCCGGGCGACGGCGGGAGCTGATGGGGAAGGCGGCGCGGGAGCGGGCTGCGCAGTTCCGGTGGGACCGGACGGTGCGGCAGTTCAGGGCGGTCGCCACGGAGGCGGTGAGGAGCTGGGCTCCGTGAAGCCGCCCACGCGCCCGCACGGCGGACCCGCAGACCTCTCAGCCCCCGGCCCCTCTGTGCGCGACCCCTCGTTCCGGAGGTCCCTCGCCCTGTTCCGTGCCTTCCTCCACGAGCAGGACGATCCCGAGGCCTGCTACTCGCTGCTCGCCCGCGACGCCGTCGACCAGGTCGAGTCCTACGACGGGCCGGTCGCCGGGCGTACCGTGCTCGACGTCGGTGGCGGCGGCGGGTACTTCACCGGGGAGTTCCGGCGCCGCGGGGCGAACGCGTTCCTCTTCGAGCCCGACCTGGCCGAGCTCGGTGAGAAGCCCCCCGACTCGGCCGTCGTCGCCGACGGGTACCTGCTGCCCGTGCGCGACGGCGCCGCCGACGTCACCTTCTCCTCCAACGTGCTGGAGCACGTGGCCGATCCGGAGACGTTCCTCAGTGAGCTGGCCCGGGTGACGCGGCCCGGCGGGCTGATCTACGTGTCGTTCACCAACTGGCTGTCGCCGTGGGGCGGGCACGAGTGGGCCCCCTGGCACTACTTCGGCGCCGACCGGGCCCGGGCCCGCTACCTGCGGCGGACCGGCAGGCCGGCCAAGCACACCCTCGGCGAGAACCTGTTCGCCGTGCACATCGGCTCCACCCTGCGGCAGGTGCGGGCCCGGGACGACGTCACGGTCGTCTCGGCGCGCTCCCGCTACTGGCCGTTCCTCGCGGAGGCCGTCGTCAAGGCGCCCGGCATCCGCGAGTTCGCCACCTGGAACCTCCTCCTCATTCTGCGGCGGTGTCCTACATGACAACCACGGTCCAGGCTCCTCCCCCGGCAGCCGTCCCCACCTCCGCGACCACCGCGGGCCCGCCCGACGGCCCGCGGTCGCGGCGCTGGCTGCTGGGTTTCTGGGCCGTGGTGTTCGTGTTGTTCCTCGTGGTGCAACCCGGGCGGCAGACCTTCGACACCAAGCTCGGTGTCACGGTCGACCCGGGGCAGTTCCTCGCCGATCTGGGCCAGTTGTGGCACGACCGGGCCGGGTTCGGCGGGATCCAGGACCAGTACGTCGGCTATCTGTGGCCGATGCTGCCGTTCTACTGGCTGTGCGACCTCGTGCGGCTGCCGGTGTGGCTGGCGGAGCGGCTGTGGCTGTCGCTGATCGTGTCCGTCGCCTTCTGGGGGGCGCTGCGGCTGGCGGAGCGGCTGCGGGTGGGGAGCGGGACGTCCCGGCTGCTGGGCGCGGTGGCGTACGCGCTGTGGCCGGTGTTCACGACCGTCATCGGGTCGACGTCGGCCGCCGCGCTGCCGGGGGCGTTCCTGCCGTGGGCGCTGCTGCCGCTGACGAACGAGCGGTACGCCGCCCGGGTCGCGGCCCTGCGGTCGGCGCTGCTCGTGCCGTTCATGGGCGGGGTGAACGCGTCGGCGACCCTGGCGTCGCTGCTGCCGGTCGGGCTGTACCTGCTGTCCCGGCCGCCCGGGCCGCGGCAGCGCAAGCTGATCGCCTGGTGGGCACCCGCCGTGATCGTGGTGACGGCCTGGTGGTGGGTGCCGCTGCTGCTGCTCGGCGTCTACGGCGAGAACTTCCTCCCCTATATAGAGACCTCGCAGACGACGACGGACACCATGGCGGCGACCGAGGCGCTGCGCGGGGCCGGCAACTGGGTCGCCTATCTGCACCTCGGTGAGGCGTGGCTGCCGGCCGGCTGGGCCGTGGCCTCCTCCGTGATCGTGATCCTCTGCTCGGCGCTCGCGGCCGGACTCGGGCTGGCCGGACTCGCCCGGCGGGACATGCCCGAGCGGCGGTGGCTGGTGCTGACGGTGCTCGTGGCCGCGGCAGTGCTGCTCGCCGGGTACGGCGGGGCGTTCGGGGCGCCGTTCCACGGGGTCGTGCAGGGCTGGCTGGACGGGTGGCTGTCGCCGTTCAGGAACATCTACAAGTTCCAGACCGGTGTGGCGCTGGCGCTCGTGCTGGGTCTGGCGCATCTGGTGGGCGTGGCCTCCGAGCCGCGCGGGGCCCGGCAGGTGCGCGGCCGGCGCTTCGCCCCGCTGATCGCGGCCGTGCTGATCCTGCCGGGGCTGCTGTGGCCCTACCTCAACGGCTCGATCCTCAACCCGGGTTCCTTCCAGAAGCTCCCCACCTACTGGCAGGCCACCGCCGACTGGCTGGAGAAGTACTCGCCCGACTCGCGCGCCCTGGTCGTCCCGGCGACCGCGCACGGCGTCTACTCCTGGGGCTCCCCCATCGACCAGCCGCTCGACGTGCTCGCCGAGTCGCGGTGGGCGCAGCGCGACTACGTGCCGTTCGGCACGCCCGGCAACCGGCGTGCCATGGACGCCGTCGAGCAGGCGCTGCTGTCCGGCTCCCACGTGCCGGGGCTCGCCGACTACTTGAGCAGGGCCGGGCTGTACTACGTCGTCGTACGCAACGACCTCGACCCCGACCAGATCGGCCATGTGCCCACCGCGACCGTCAAGCGCACCCTGGAGCAGTCGGGGTACGAGCGGGTGACGGGGCTCGGGCCGGTGATGACCGGCGGCCGGATCGCGCAGGACGCGCCGCTCCAGGTGGAGGGGCTGTACCCGCGGCAGCGGGCCGTGGAGATCTACCGGCCGACGGGTGAGGACGTGGTCCGGCCCGGGCAGGCCGGGCTCGCCCCGGTCGCCGACACGGCCGTGGTGTCCGGCGGGCCCGAGGCGCTGCTGCCGCTGGCGGAGCGGCTGCGCGGGCGGGCGAGCGTCCTGACCGGCGACAACCATCCCGGGCTCGGCACGCCGGCCGTGCAGGTGGTGGGTGACGGGCTGCGGCGGGCGGACACCCGGTTCGGGCTGGTCAACGCCGGTACGTCGTACACGTACACGCGTGACGAGCGCAACGCGCCTGACGCCCAGCAGGACCCGGGCGAGAAGCCGCGGCAGATCCTGCCCGCCGAGGGCGTCGATCACCAGACGGTGGCCGAACTGCGCGGCGCCCGCTCGGTGTCGGCGTCCTCGTACGGCAACTGGCTGTTCCACCTCCCGCAGTACGACCCGGTGAACGCCTTCGACGGCAACCCGGGCACCGCGTGGGCGGAGGGCGCGCCGGACACGCCGGACGGGCAGTGGCTGCGCATCGGCTTCACCGGCCCTTACGACATGCCGTCCTCCTTCAAGGTGACGCCGCTGCCGCAGGAGAGCGTGCGGGCGGCGGCCACGAAGGTGCGGGTGGAGACCGAGAAGGGCGAGAAGACCAGCTTCCTCCAGCCGAACGGCAAGACGCAGCGGATCAAGGCGCCCGAGGGTGCGACGGGGTGGATGAAGCTGACGATCGTGGACTCCGTGGAGCGCCGGAGCGGCCTCACCGGCGCCGGCTTCTCCGAGGTCGACCTGCCGGACGTGCAGGTGACCCGGCTGCTGCGGCTCCCGGCGGACGCCGAGAACGCCACGTCGGCCGCGACCGTCGTCTCCCTGCACCGCGCCTCCGACCCGACGGGTCTGTCCGCGACCGGCACCGAGGCCGGATTGCACCGCCGCTTCACGACACCGGCCGCCGGGACGTACGAGGTGAAGGCGAGCGCGGTGCCGGTGCCGGGCGAGGAATTCGACGAGCTGCTTTACGAGGTGGCACCCGAGCAGCAGGCCCGGATCGTCGCCACCGCCGACTCCACGGCACGCCTCGGCGCGGGCCTCACGGCACGCAACCTCACCGACGGCGATCTGACGACGGCGTGGATCGCGGGCGACCGGCCGACGATCCACCTGCGCTGGGAGGGCAAGCAGCCGGTCGGCGAACTGGTCCTGGCCCCCGCGGGCGGGCTGTCCGCCCGCGCCTCCGAGGTGCACATCAGCTCCCCGGACGGCGCGGCCATCGCCGGCGTCGACGAGAACGGCTGGGTCCGCTTCCCGCCGATCACCACGGACCGGCTCGACATCACGATCACCGAGACGGCCGAGCTGACCCTGCACAACCCGGTCGCCGACGAGGACCTGCGCCTCCCGGTGGGCCTCACGGAGGCCTACCTGCCCTCCCTAGACCAGTACCGCACCCCGCAGCCGGACGGCACCCGGAAGTTCTCCCTGCCGTGCGGCAAGGGCCCGGACGTGGCGCTGGACGGCGAGCTGTACCAGACGAGCGCGAGGGGCACCGTGCGGGATCTGGTGGAGCGCCGGGGCGTGGAGGTGACCCTCTGCCAGGACGGCCGGGGCGACGCCGAGGTGCGGCTCCCCGCCGGAGAGCACCGGCTGGAGGGCGGAGACGCCGGCCCGCTCGCGCTCACGGACGTGACGCTGACCCGCGGCACGGTCCCCGAGACCGCGGCAGCCGGGCGTGACCTGCGGATCCGGGACTGGCTGGGCGACCGGCGCGCGGTCACGGTCGGCTCGGGCGCCGCCTCGTACCTCACGACGTACGAGAACTTCAACGACGGCTGGAAGGCCACCCTGGACGGCAAGGAGCTGACCCCGGTGCGGCTGGACGGCTGGCAGCAGGGCTGGCGCGTTCCGGCCGGGGCGGGCGGCGACGTCAAGCTGTCCTACGAGCCGGCCACGACGTACGACGCGGCCCTGATCGGCAGCGGCGCCGGCATCGCGGTTCTGCTGGGCCTGGCACTGTGGCGGCGCCGCGCCCCCAGCCCCGACGCGCCCCAGCCGGCCCCGCCGCTGCCCGGCCTGTGGCTCGGCACGGTGGCGCTGACGCTGGTCGGTGTCGTGATCGCGGGCTGGTTCGCCCTGCTGGTGCCGGCGCTGGCGCTGCTCGCCGCCCGGCGGCACACCCTGCTGGTGCCCATCGCCTTCGCCGCCCTGGCCGCAGCCGGGATCGTCGCGGCCTCCGGGGCCGGGGAGCCGGTGGGCGCGGGCGAGGGGGCGTTCGGGCATCTGGCCCAACTGCTGGCGCTGATCGGCCTGTTCGCGGCCCTGGTGAGCCTGCGCGAGCGACCGGCCCCGGAGGCTCCGACCCAACGGCTGCCGAGGACGGAGACGGGGGAGGGCAAACCCGCATGACGGCACCGGTACGCATTCCGTTCCCGGTGGTGGACGAGGTCTCCCGGCACTGCCTCCAGGAGGAGGAGCCTGAGACGGTCCACATCGAGGTCCACCTCCCGGGCCCCCTCGACCGGGCGCGGCTGCGCAAGGCCTTCCTGGAGGCCCTGCACCGGCATCCGCGGATCCTGATGCGGGAGGCGCGGGGGCCGTGGTACCGGCGGCAGTACGAGTGGGAGCTGACGCCGGAGCCGGACGTGGAGGTGGTGACCTTCGCCCCGCCGGGCCCACGAGCCCTGCTGGACGCCCGGACCCGGGCCCTCGCGGCAGCCCCGCCGCTGTCTGCGTCCCCGCCGATACGGCTGGAAGTGGTGGACTCGGTCCTGCTGCTCACCATCAACCACACCGCCCTGGACGGCCCGGCCTGCCTGCGCGTCCTGGCCACGGCCGCCGAGCTGTACGGCGGCCGGGACAACGCCCCGGCGGCGCCCCCGACCCGTCCCGCCGAACCCCGGCAGGAACCCCCCGACACCCCGGCCGGCTGGTCGCCCCCGGCGCGGGTGGCGCACGGCACCCCCGACCCCTCCCCGGGCAACGGCATGCTCGTCGCCGAGCTGCCCCTCCCGCACCGCCCCAAGGGGTCCCCGTACACCGTCAACGACCAGCTCATGGTCACCACGGCCCTCACCATCGCCCACTGGAACCGGGAGCACGGCGCCCGCCCCCGCCCCCTGCGCATCACGATGCCCGTGGACGACCGCCCCCGCGACACCACCATGCCCATCGGCAACGGCACCCGCCTGGTGGAGGTCCCGTACGCGCCAGGGGAACTCGACGTCACCGACATGCCGGCCCTGCTGCGCCGCACCGCGGAGCGGACCCGCGCCCTGAAATCCCTCCCACGCCCCCAACTCGGCCACGGGGCGGCCCTCCTGACCTCCCCCTGGGCACCCGTCACCGCCCGCGCGGCCCTCACCCGCACCCTGCGCCGGGCCGCCGCGCCCTGGACGTCGACGACCCTGCTCAGCAACATCGGCCGCATCCCCTACCCCCTGGACTTCGGCGACGAGGCGGGCCGCGCACACGCGGTCTGGTTCTCCGCGCCCGCCCGCATGCCGCGCGGCCTCACCGTGACCACCGCCTCCACGGCCGGCCGCCTCC contains these protein-coding regions:
- a CDS encoding glycosyltransferase family 4 protein, with amino-acid sequence MPQHVPSRLRAALPSASQPLSALPPHPRRIVFLAHRDLDNPSAGGSELLVDRLADGLTRLGHQVTLLCGGPAAFRDYRVVSAGGPYGHYLRARSAFTRQIGDCDLLVEVCNGMPYLAPLWHRGPTLTLVNHVHTDLWPMRFGGPLAPAARIGRRLEHWALTGAQQRSLLVAVSSSTAHALRAIGVERDRIRVVHNGVEEPGPRAERSPEPLFVAVGRLVEYKRIDLLLRLWERVRPVTGGRLVIVGDGPERGRLEQLAGPGVEFTGYVSEAEKHRLLCAAWLLLHPSAVEGWGLVVTEAAARETPAVAFDVPGLKDSVVDGETGVLARGESSFAAAWCALALSGRRRELMGKAARERAAQFRWDRTVRQFRAVATEAVRSWAP
- a CDS encoding DUF3068 domain-containing protein; its protein translation is MRRTTSPFSLVLLGLGTFLLVLAPLLAWYVEPRAAVNPIDIDTTAVYTGRGSVFDTDRIETVPGRKITVTQRVRGNVEDSERSGNAVWDVTTTVDTDKSLPAADPHDALDFVPHRWVMDRKTTRPVHCCGEKPYIEGEAYLKFPFDVQKRSYQWWDNTLGDTVVLRYRGTAKIQGYTGYKFTGSVPPTRTGTRMVPGSLVDQKNRPQVLAEEWYSNHGFELVVDQATGRVIYAQTGPKRTLRAPGGKKDAAVLLDSRKVSFTTATQKEAVRQAKRDSGQLRMVGTTLPIGAAVGGFVLAVVGGVLVARGRKEPESPVPADTSGTPQPTLTM
- a CDS encoding M6 family metalloprotease domain-containing protein, yielding MSDHLTHPTGAVWSDFCAVSPSPELRERFQEERQRVESASSLGGRFVMGGGPRYPGLDDGMIKPAHEYPIGTPRESIAAAAAERAPLTGAVRVVVILADFSDKEMTAGQAHFEKLFFSLGAMEHGSVREYFREVTHGLVDIVGEVVGPVRLPQKLSWYANGNFGIGRPSGDPRAHFMARDTAVTADPQINYAPYDNDGNGFVDAFIVVHAGRGGEVTGDPGDIWSHKWVLPSAYNADGARIFAYLTIPEDAKIGVCAHELGHLVFGFPDLYDIDGTSEGVGNWCLMGGGSWGLGGDRPTHPSAFCKVDQGWATVVNVTGPASLSLPDVKNSHQVHRLWTGGLPGSEYFLLENRQQTGYDASLPASGLQIWHIDAHQPDNSDETHYMVGLVQADDAQDLEHATNRGDPGDPYPGSTNNTAFGPATAPSSHSHAGAPTGVSVTGISASGPTMTATVDVTVPGPVHLPVHAGASRAEPAAETGLPEMVHALRARLEALEQTVDEARRPKPLAAAGSQPEFNGTPAPVKETVGGRLHTYRRP
- a CDS encoding PucR family transcriptional regulator codes for the protein MTAARTAAALSTRSAWHEVPRFQVRRFAAIAMAEAPALAEEILREIQREYPHLPVVLDDSGEPMALVGIRRAIEVFVQHLEHSEGRPTVPPGVFQDFGRGEGLNGRSLDSLQAIYRMGVRLAWRRFADIGQRVEIPPPAMYELVDAGYEYLDGLVDQSVRGYAEAAARQAGERLRLQRRLMELLLAEHHRGDPSEALTERAARIGWPLPAKVAVGVLLRPAREAMAPAVGQGVLLDMEYEQPRMVVPEPDAAGRSELMHRALAGWSGAIGPPVPLTEAAKSLRWAEAAVRLMERDLLPSGEVLYCTEHTEALVLLQPEELIDDLALRCLAPLTHCGPTHGRRLAETLLAWLETRGGAPEVATRLGVHPQTVRYRLRQIRELWGDEIDDPDRRFELELVLRAQRLRGELGGVRGRRRGRA
- a CDS encoding class I SAM-dependent methyltransferase → MRDPSFRRSLALFRAFLHEQDDPEACYSLLARDAVDQVESYDGPVAGRTVLDVGGGGGYFTGEFRRRGANAFLFEPDLAELGEKPPDSAVVADGYLLPVRDGAADVTFSSNVLEHVADPETFLSELARVTRPGGLIYVSFTNWLSPWGGHEWAPWHYFGADRARARYLRRTGRPAKHTLGENLFAVHIGSTLRQVRARDDVTVVSARSRYWPFLAEAVVKAPGIREFATWNLLLILRRCPT
- a CDS encoding alpha-(1->3)-arabinofuranosyltransferase, which translates into the protein MTTTVQAPPPAAVPTSATTAGPPDGPRSRRWLLGFWAVVFVLFLVVQPGRQTFDTKLGVTVDPGQFLADLGQLWHDRAGFGGIQDQYVGYLWPMLPFYWLCDLVRLPVWLAERLWLSLIVSVAFWGALRLAERLRVGSGTSRLLGAVAYALWPVFTTVIGSTSAAALPGAFLPWALLPLTNERYAARVAALRSALLVPFMGGVNASATLASLLPVGLYLLSRPPGPRQRKLIAWWAPAVIVVTAWWWVPLLLLGVYGENFLPYIETSQTTTDTMAATEALRGAGNWVAYLHLGEAWLPAGWAVASSVIVILCSALAAGLGLAGLARRDMPERRWLVLTVLVAAAVLLAGYGGAFGAPFHGVVQGWLDGWLSPFRNIYKFQTGVALALVLGLAHLVGVASEPRGARQVRGRRFAPLIAAVLILPGLLWPYLNGSILNPGSFQKLPTYWQATADWLEKYSPDSRALVVPATAHGVYSWGSPIDQPLDVLAESRWAQRDYVPFGTPGNRRAMDAVEQALLSGSHVPGLADYLSRAGLYYVVVRNDLDPDQIGHVPTATVKRTLEQSGYERVTGLGPVMTGGRIAQDAPLQVEGLYPRQRAVEIYRPTGEDVVRPGQAGLAPVADTAVVSGGPEALLPLAERLRGRASVLTGDNHPGLGTPAVQVVGDGLRRADTRFGLVNAGTSYTYTRDERNAPDAQQDPGEKPRQILPAEGVDHQTVAELRGARSVSASSYGNWLFHLPQYDPVNAFDGNPGTAWAEGAPDTPDGQWLRIGFTGPYDMPSSFKVTPLPQESVRAAATKVRVETEKGEKTSFLQPNGKTQRIKAPEGATGWMKLTIVDSVERRSGLTGAGFSEVDLPDVQVTRLLRLPADAENATSAATVVSLHRASDPTGLSATGTEAGLHRRFTTPAAGTYEVKASAVPVPGEEFDELLYEVAPEQQARIVATADSTARLGAGLTARNLTDGDLTTAWIAGDRPTIHLRWEGKQPVGELVLAPAGGLSARASEVHISSPDGAAIAGVDENGWVRFPPITTDRLDITITETAELTLHNPVADEDLRLPVGLTEAYLPSLDQYRTPQPDGTRKFSLPCGKGPDVALDGELYQTSARGTVRDLVERRGVEVTLCQDGRGDAEVRLPAGEHRLEGGDAGPLALTDVTLTRGTVPETAAAGRDLRIRDWLGDRRAVTVGSGAASYLTTYENFNDGWKATLDGKELTPVRLDGWQQGWRVPAGAGGDVKLSYEPATTYDAALIGSGAGIAVLLGLALWRRRAPSPDAPQPAPPLPGLWLGTVALTLVGVVIAGWFALLVPALALLAARRHTLLVPIAFAALAAAGIVAASGAGEPVGAGEGAFGHLAQLLALIGLFAALVSLRERPAPEAPTQRLPRTETGEGKPA
- a CDS encoding condensation protein, whose amino-acid sequence is MTAPVRIPFPVVDEVSRHCLQEEEPETVHIEVHLPGPLDRARLRKAFLEALHRHPRILMREARGPWYRRQYEWELTPEPDVEVVTFAPPGPRALLDARTRALAAAPPLSASPPIRLEVVDSVLLLTINHTALDGPACLRVLATAAELYGGRDNAPAAPPTRPAEPRQEPPDTPAGWSPPARVAHGTPDPSPGNGMLVAELPLPHRPKGSPYTVNDQLMVTTALTIAHWNREHGARPRPLRITMPVDDRPRDTTMPIGNGTRLVEVPYAPGELDVTDMPALLRRTAERTRALKSLPRPQLGHGAALLTSPWAPVTARAALTRTLRRAAAPWTSTTLLSNIGRIPYPLDFGDEAGRAHAVWFSAPARMPRGLTVTTASTAGRLHLALRWSKALLSHGDGAHLRDLFEHYLHTTEVTP